A section of the Oncorhynchus nerka isolate Pitt River linkage group LG3, Oner_Uvic_2.0, whole genome shotgun sequence genome encodes:
- the LOC115117093 gene encoding butyrophilin-like protein 10 produces MAILILISILLLPAPAASENEVTGIIGESVLLSCDLKSSTAIDTARLRFHWQDKSERVLYSFNKGEENQHQDSFYTNRTKAFVSEMSSGNISIKLSQVTLEDNRNVYSAFATLFGENDKHIHTCPTTLLVAARFPTPSVTVNKTNMNATCSTQGGYPQPMVTWTIQDRGNLTLDPWEVQTNITLDSESGLYSVWSQVNITENQTVTCHIFNPVLRETVSNTTIVSPSINTDPAGDDQEGFTPIIITIVLIILVLILFSIGGYFVYKKRCGASGGTIKVEGNNHQRNGHVETELLDRCSRAPDNLEAD; encoded by the exons ATGGCCATCCTGATATTAATCAGTATTTTGTTGTTGCCTG CACCAGCTGCATCTGAGAATGAAGTCACTGGGATTATAGGAgagtctgttctcctgtcctgtgACCTGAAATCATCCACGGCCATCGACACAGCAAGACTCCGGTTCCATTGGCAAGACAAGTCCGAAAGAGTGTTGTACTCGTTCAACAAAGGAGAAGAGAATCAACATCAGGATAGCTTTTACACAAACAGAACTAAAGCCTTTGTGTCTGAGATGAGTTCTGGGAATATCTCTATCAAACTCAGCCAAGTAACACTTGAAGACAACCGGAATGTCTACAGTGCTTTCGCTACACTGTTTGGCGAGAATGATAAGCATATCCACACGTGTCCCACTACCCTACTTGTGGCAG CACGGTTCCCGACACCCAGTGTGACTGTGAACAAGACAAATATGAATGCCACGTGTTCAACCCAGGGGGGATACCCACAACCAATGGTCACATGGACCATCCAGGACCGTGGGAACCTCACTCTGGACCCGTGGGAAGTACAGACCAATATTACTCTGGATTCTGAAAGTGGACTGTACAGCGTCTGGAGCCAAGTGAATATAACAGAAAATCAGACGGTGACCTGCCATATCTTCAACCCCGTTCTGAGAGAGACTGTGAGCAACACAACCATCGTCAGCCCCAGCATTAACACTGACCCTGCAG GTGATGATCAGGAAGGCTTTACTCCCATCATTATCACAATAGTACTGATCATTCTAGTATTGATTCTGTTTTCCATCGGGGGTTATTTTGTGTACAAAAAAC GTTGTGGAGCCAGCGGTGGAACCATAAAAGTTGAAGGAAATAACCATCAAAGAAATGGTCATGTTGAGACAGAGCTTTTGGACAGGTGTAGCCGGGCACCAGACAATCTAGAGGCAGACTGA